One stretch of Candidatus Baltobacteraceae bacterium DNA includes these proteins:
- a CDS encoding arginine deiminase-related protein, translating to MARLLMCPPHHYNALGAWRQWERFVEVLQVAADVQIELVDPAPQAPDLVFTANAALVSGELAIVSTMRNDTKRLSRQVYRGTLARLGFATTFLQETSFAGSADALFDRVRPIVYVGYGSLSDRMVTLQLSDLLDARVVALGLADPQFPHLDLALCPLGSGHVLAYMPALTQHAQRLLRRIVDPEYLIELSTADAFGLACNTVEVGDALIMHDASRALRDQLVDAGYRVFSTDLLGFVRNGAGAKRLTLRLDDGPATAGAAA from the coding sequence ATGGCACGATTGCTCATGTGCCCGCCGCATCACTACAATGCTCTTGGCGCTTGGCGCCAATGGGAGCGCTTCGTAGAGGTGCTGCAAGTCGCCGCGGACGTCCAGATCGAACTGGTCGATCCGGCGCCGCAAGCGCCGGATCTTGTTTTCACCGCAAATGCAGCGCTCGTGAGCGGCGAGCTCGCAATCGTCTCGACGATGCGCAACGATACGAAGCGTCTCTCACGTCAGGTCTATCGCGGAACGCTTGCCCGACTCGGTTTTGCAACGACATTTCTGCAAGAGACCTCGTTTGCCGGAAGCGCCGACGCGTTGTTCGATCGCGTGCGCCCGATCGTGTACGTCGGTTACGGTTCGCTCTCCGACCGTATGGTGACGCTGCAGCTCAGCGATCTTCTTGATGCGCGCGTCGTTGCGCTCGGGCTCGCGGATCCGCAGTTCCCGCATCTCGATTTGGCGCTGTGCCCACTGGGCAGCGGACACGTTCTGGCGTACATGCCCGCGCTGACGCAGCATGCACAGCGCTTGTTGCGCCGCATCGTCGATCCGGAATACTTGATCGAGCTCTCAACGGCTGACGCGTTCGGCCTTGCCTGCAATACCGTCGAGGTCGGCGACGCGCTCATCATGCACGACGCGTCGCGCGCCTTGCGCGACCAGCTTGTCGATGCAGGCTACCGCGTGTTCTCGACCGATCTCTTGGGCTTCGTTCGGAATGGAGCCGGCGCGAAACGTCTCACTCTTCGTCTTGACGACGGACCGGCTACGGCCGGAGCCGCCGCCTAA
- the speD gene encoding adenosylmethionine decarboxylase codes for MEALGTHILCELSGCDPNILTDVEGIQEILKAAALKANATVLTTAFHRFEPHGVSGVVVIAESHLSIHTWPETGYAAMDFYTCGAHTNPAAACEYAAEMLRARSMRTTEVKRGIQARKNEYTHVVTTDHEERRLTRKRRTA; via the coding sequence TTGGAAGCACTCGGGACGCACATTCTGTGCGAGCTATCGGGATGTGATCCGAACATCCTTACGGACGTGGAAGGCATACAAGAGATTTTGAAGGCAGCCGCGCTCAAGGCGAACGCGACGGTCTTAACAACAGCTTTCCATCGTTTTGAACCCCACGGCGTCTCAGGCGTCGTCGTCATCGCAGAATCGCACTTGTCGATTCATACCTGGCCGGAAACCGGGTACGCAGCGATGGACTTTTACACATGCGGGGCTCACACGAACCCGGCGGCCGCGTGCGAGTACGCAGCAGAGATGCTGCGGGCGCGTTCGATGCGTACGACCGAGGTCAAGCGTGGGATCCAGGCCCGTAAGAACGAGTACACGCACGTCGTCACGACCGACCACGAAGAACGTCGGCTGACGCGTAAGAGGCGCACCGCCTAG
- the sufB gene encoding Fe-S cluster assembly protein SufB, whose translation MMATELKEQVSPLTAQALVEDYRYGFHDPENYVFKSAKGLNAEIVLKISEMKGEPDWMRAFRLKALELFHAKPMPAWADTEALSEIDLSNIHYFVKSTEKTEQSWDDVPDDIKRTFDRLGIPEAERKFLSGVSAQYESEVVYHSVREDLEKSGVIFCDMDTALREHPDIVRKYMATVIPPGDNKFAALNSAVWSGGSFVYVPPGVEVKMPLQAYFRINTENMGQFERTLIIADEGSKVHYIEGCTAPQFSTSSLHSAVVELIAMPGSRIRYTTIQNWYRNIFNLVTKRAVAHKNATVEWVDGNIGSRLTMKYPAIYLMGEGARGEILSAAFAGEGQHQDAGAKVIHAAPNTTSVVTNKSVSAHGGKTTYRGLVEIHEGATGAKTRVKCDALIMDDKSSSDTKPTMKIHEQQSTVEHEASVSKIGEEQLFYAMSRGLSEADATALIVNGFFDFFVKELPMEYAVELNRLIKLEMEGAVG comes from the coding sequence ATGATGGCAACGGAACTTAAAGAGCAGGTTAGTCCGCTAACCGCACAAGCGCTGGTCGAGGACTACCGGTACGGGTTTCACGACCCGGAAAACTACGTCTTCAAGTCGGCTAAAGGCCTGAACGCCGAGATCGTTCTCAAGATCTCCGAAATGAAGGGCGAGCCGGACTGGATGCGCGCCTTCCGTTTAAAGGCGCTCGAGCTGTTCCATGCTAAGCCGATGCCCGCTTGGGCGGACACCGAGGCACTCTCCGAGATCGACCTCAGCAACATTCACTACTTCGTGAAGTCGACTGAGAAAACGGAGCAGTCGTGGGATGACGTGCCGGACGACATCAAGCGCACTTTCGATCGCTTGGGCATTCCTGAAGCTGAGCGAAAGTTTCTTTCCGGCGTTTCGGCACAATACGAGTCGGAAGTCGTCTACCACTCGGTCCGCGAGGATCTCGAGAAAAGCGGCGTCATCTTCTGCGACATGGACACGGCGCTGCGCGAGCATCCCGATATCGTGCGCAAGTACATGGCGACCGTGATTCCGCCGGGCGACAATAAGTTCGCAGCGCTGAACAGCGCGGTGTGGTCGGGCGGTTCGTTCGTCTACGTTCCGCCGGGCGTCGAAGTCAAGATGCCGCTGCAAGCCTATTTCCGGATCAACACCGAGAATATGGGCCAATTCGAGCGCACGCTGATCATCGCGGACGAAGGCTCGAAGGTACACTACATCGAGGGCTGCACGGCGCCGCAGTTTTCAACGTCGTCGCTGCATTCGGCCGTCGTTGAATTGATCGCAATGCCGGGCTCGCGCATTCGCTACACGACGATTCAGAACTGGTATCGCAACATATTCAACCTCGTCACGAAGCGCGCGGTCGCGCACAAGAATGCAACGGTCGAATGGGTCGACGGCAACATCGGCTCGCGCCTGACGATGAAGTATCCGGCAATCTATCTCATGGGTGAAGGTGCGCGCGGCGAGATTCTCTCGGCAGCGTTTGCGGGCGAAGGCCAGCATCAAGATGCCGGCGCGAAAGTCATCCATGCCGCCCCGAACACAACGTCGGTCGTCACGAACAAGTCCGTCTCGGCACACGGCGGCAAGACGACCTATCGCGGCCTCGTCGAGATTCATGAGGGCGCGACGGGTGCGAAGACGCGTGTGAAATGCGACGCTCTGATCATGGACGACAAGTCGTCGAGCGATACGAAGCCGACGATGAAGATTCACGAGCAGCAATCGACGGTCGAGCACGAGGCCAGCGTCTCGAAGATCGGCGAAGAGCAGCTCTTCTACGCGATGAGCCGCGGGCTCTCGGAAGCCGACGCTACAGCGTTGATCGTCAACGGTTTCTTCGATTTCTTCGTTAAGGAACTGCCCATGGAATACGCAGTTGAGTTGAATCGCTTGATTAAGCTCGAGATGGAAGGCGCCGTAGGCTAA
- the rplS gene encoding 50S ribosomal protein L19, translating to MNVIGLLEKEQEKPSIPVFRPGDTVKVYSKVIEGGKERTQMFEGVVIGRNGRSSNASLTVRRVSHGVGVEKSFLLHSPRTEKIEVSKRGAVRRSKLYYLSEKVGRAARIRERKTAKASEAPAE from the coding sequence ATGAACGTCATCGGTCTTCTCGAAAAAGAACAGGAAAAACCATCGATCCCGGTCTTCCGTCCGGGCGACACCGTCAAGGTGTACTCGAAGGTCATTGAGGGCGGCAAAGAGCGGACCCAGATGTTCGAGGGCGTCGTCATTGGGCGTAATGGCCGCAGTTCGAACGCATCGCTCACGGTCCGCCGCGTTTCACACGGCGTTGGTGTCGAGAAGTCGTTTTTGCTGCACAGCCCGCGGACCGAAAAGATTGAAGTCAGCAAGCGTGGCGCCGTGCGTCGCAGCAAGCTGTATTATCTCTCGGAGAAGGTTGGCCGCGCAGCGCGTATCCGCGAGAGAAAGACGGCCAAGGCGTCAGAAGCTCCGGCTGAGTAG
- a CDS encoding DUF4386 domain-containing protein, protein MLRAGRAFAGEILTYVCYATIAALFYGLLRPVNPILALLSAFLMLAHAAIGAASALGRFAAMLLVSGSGFTAFDPQALRAAATFALRLHNDGHEVGLIFFAFHCAVLGYLIYQSAYLPKAFGVLFALASLCLLTSTVTALVLPAVNAAIFPAIVLPFFLVQLSFALWLTIMGVNSRKWPETVN, encoded by the coding sequence ATTCTACGCGCGGGCAGGGCTTTCGCCGGCGAGATATTGACGTATGTCTGTTACGCAACGATCGCGGCTCTGTTTTATGGCCTCCTTCGCCCCGTCAACCCGATACTCGCATTGCTGTCGGCGTTCCTCATGCTTGCCCATGCCGCAATCGGCGCAGCCAGCGCCCTCGGACGATTCGCGGCGATGCTGTTAGTGAGCGGATCCGGATTTACGGCGTTCGATCCTCAAGCGCTCCGCGCGGCGGCAACATTTGCGCTCCGGCTACACAACGACGGTCACGAGGTAGGGCTGATCTTTTTCGCTTTTCACTGCGCTGTGCTCGGCTATCTGATCTACCAATCGGCATATCTTCCCAAAGCCTTCGGAGTGCTCTTTGCGCTGGCATCGCTGTGCCTCTTGACGAGCACCGTAACGGCTTTAGTGCTGCCGGCGGTCAACGCGGCGATCTTTCCTGCGATCGTCTTGCCCTTCTTCCTAGTCCAATTGTCTTTCGCGTTATGGCTAACGATCATGGGCGTTAACAGTCGAAAATGGCCGGAAACTGTTAACTAA
- a CDS encoding MarR family winged helix-turn-helix transcriptional regulator, which produces MKTDPELCNCLALRQATRLVTKIYDAALASVELGANQYSILSRLQRGGPSTLGDLADSLVMDRSTLGHLVRPLEKRSLIRLAVGEHDRRARLLTLTRSGESLLQKARPLWSSAQRKFEGAFGADSAQRLRTLLSDVVASDFA; this is translated from the coding sequence ATGAAAACGGACCCCGAGTTGTGCAATTGTCTAGCTCTCCGGCAAGCGACCCGATTAGTTACGAAGATCTACGACGCCGCTCTCGCTTCCGTTGAGCTCGGAGCGAATCAGTATTCGATTCTCTCGCGATTGCAGCGCGGTGGTCCGAGCACGCTTGGCGATCTGGCGGATTCGCTCGTCATGGACCGCTCGACACTTGGGCATTTGGTGCGTCCGCTTGAGAAGCGCAGCCTCATTCGGCTCGCAGTCGGAGAACATGACCGGCGTGCTCGTTTGCTGACGCTAACGCGTTCGGGCGAATCGCTTTTGCAGAAAGCTCGACCGCTCTGGTCGTCGGCGCAACGCAAGTTCGAGGGGGCGTTTGGCGCGGATTCAGCGCAGCGTTTGCGGACGCTCTTGAGCGACGTCGTCGCGAGCGACTTCGCGTGA
- a CDS encoding tetratricopeptide repeat protein, which yields MLAHFQPPRDPFERAILELEKGDPSAAVTGFTAMLHSARDNDECARLYNKRGVAHVRLGEREHALRDFSEALAVVPRFAPALANIGNLLVEEGAFEDAIAHYEAAIRADESYAIAHLNLSVAYRKTGRRAAAVRELRLAHRLEGRGIFRRR from the coding sequence ATGCTAGCCCACTTCCAACCGCCAAGGGATCCCTTCGAACGCGCGATTCTGGAGCTCGAAAAGGGCGATCCCTCGGCTGCTGTGACCGGCTTCACAGCAATGCTGCATTCGGCGCGCGACAACGATGAGTGCGCGCGGCTCTACAACAAGCGCGGTGTCGCGCACGTACGCTTGGGCGAACGCGAGCACGCATTGCGCGATTTCTCGGAAGCACTCGCGGTTGTGCCGCGATTCGCGCCGGCGCTAGCCAATATCGGTAATTTGCTAGTCGAGGAGGGCGCGTTCGAGGACGCGATCGCGCATTACGAGGCGGCGATTCGCGCCGATGAGAGCTATGCGATCGCGCACCTCAATCTTTCGGTCGCTTACCGGAAAACCGGCCGCCGCGCTGCCGCCGTCCGTGAGCTTCGCCTGGCGCACCGCTTGGAGGGACGCGGAATCTTCCGGCGCAGATAA
- a CDS encoding twin-arginine translocase TatA/TatE family subunit, protein MLSAPDIAILGAVALLVFGPDQLPKVARKFGSVMRDVQNTSSQFIREMERAADEHDTAAERPHLEAVPSPYDHAETAEDAKESDEPMLPGIEPEVVAAPKRTAEPAEF, encoded by the coding sequence ATGCTCTCGGCACCTGATATTGCAATCCTCGGGGCGGTCGCGCTCCTTGTGTTCGGACCGGACCAACTGCCCAAGGTCGCGCGCAAATTCGGCTCCGTCATGCGCGACGTGCAGAATACGTCGTCGCAATTCATTCGCGAAATGGAGCGGGCTGCCGACGAGCACGATACCGCCGCCGAGCGGCCTCACCTAGAGGCCGTACCCTCGCCATACGATCATGCGGAAACGGCCGAGGACGCGAAGGAAAGCGACGAGCCGATGCTCCCCGGGATTGAGCCCGAGGTCGTAGCCGCCCCGAAAAGAACGGCCGAACCCGCCGAGTTTTAG
- a CDS encoding Clp protease N-terminal domain-containing protein: MPVNQMVLSRELMAVMRKAVMYAVTAESEFVQPPHILLALLDDDTIGARLGQLIDREKAQAAPPRKRPPEQLRDPDSQRAPFPIYRSLVIRTPDGKDGKWLDQDSYEIFLEGARRVQAGAYLPKHLAKAYVSESNRDRGLLSILGHQPAVVAEKVFAL, encoded by the coding sequence ATGCCCGTCAACCAGATGGTGCTTTCGCGCGAACTCATGGCAGTTATGCGGAAGGCGGTTATGTATGCCGTAACGGCTGAAAGTGAATTCGTTCAGCCGCCGCACATCTTGTTGGCGCTGCTTGATGACGATACGATCGGCGCTCGTTTAGGGCAATTGATCGATCGCGAAAAAGCGCAAGCCGCGCCGCCGCGCAAACGTCCGCCGGAACAGCTGCGCGATCCGGATTCGCAGCGCGCACCGTTCCCGATTTATCGGTCGCTCGTGATCCGCACGCCGGACGGTAAAGACGGCAAGTGGCTCGACCAAGATTCATACGAGATATTCTTGGAGGGCGCGCGCCGCGTGCAAGCCGGTGCGTATCTGCCGAAACATCTCGCCAAAGCGTACGTGTCCGAATCGAACCGCGATCGCGGTTTGCTTTCGATTCTCGGACACCAGCCCGCAGTCGTCGCCGAAAAAGTCTTCGCGCTCTAG
- a CDS encoding non-heme iron oxygenase ferredoxin subunit, producing the protein MAQPVARKSEIADGTTKRVTVDAQSVLLCNVAGEIFAIEDVCTHDGGPLDEGELMGDRIMCPRHGAFFDVKSGAALTLPAIVPVQTYKVRTAGDDIFVEL; encoded by the coding sequence ATGGCGCAGCCCGTAGCTCGCAAGAGCGAAATCGCAGACGGCACGACCAAGCGCGTCACCGTCGATGCGCAGAGCGTGCTGCTGTGCAACGTCGCGGGTGAGATATTCGCGATCGAAGATGTCTGCACGCATGACGGCGGACCGCTGGATGAAGGGGAGCTGATGGGCGACCGGATCATGTGTCCGCGTCACGGCGCGTTCTTCGATGTGAAGAGCGGCGCAGCGCTCACGCTGCCCGCAATCGTGCCGGTGCAGACCTATAAGGTCCGCACCGCCGGCGACGACATCTTCGTCGAGCTCTAA
- the trmD gene encoding tRNA (guanosine(37)-N1)-methyltransferase TrmD: MLNIDVVTLFPEIFAPAIGLSIVGRAVERGLVSVRTHQVLEFCETERADDSPYGGGAGMVLRLEPLARALDAILAASPPEERRALVLTTPSGKQFSQADAARFAGLDRLVVVCGHYEGVDDRLRALYPLEEISLGDFILTGGEIPALAVVDATVRLVEGAIRPESLASESFTTGDELDFPSFTRPPRFRGVEVPEVLLSGDHAKIAAWRREESRRRAAQRRGDSE; encoded by the coding sequence ATGTTGAACATCGACGTCGTCACGCTCTTCCCGGAAATCTTCGCGCCGGCCATCGGGCTTTCGATCGTCGGACGTGCAGTCGAGCGTGGTCTCGTCTCGGTTCGGACCCACCAGGTGCTCGAATTCTGCGAAACGGAGCGGGCCGACGACTCACCGTACGGCGGCGGTGCCGGTATGGTTTTGCGCCTCGAACCGCTCGCCCGGGCCCTGGATGCCATTCTGGCGGCGAGCCCGCCCGAGGAGCGTCGCGCGCTCGTCCTCACGACCCCATCCGGCAAGCAGTTCTCGCAAGCCGATGCGGCCCGGTTCGCGGGCCTCGACCGCCTGGTCGTCGTCTGCGGCCACTACGAAGGCGTTGACGACCGGCTGCGTGCCCTCTATCCGCTCGAGGAGATATCTCTCGGCGACTTCATTTTAACTGGCGGCGAAATCCCGGCCCTGGCCGTGGTCGATGCGACCGTCCGCCTGGTTGAGGGGGCGATTCGCCCGGAATCCCTGGCCAGCGAATCGTTTACGACCGGCGATGAGCTCGACTTCCCATCCTTCACCCGGCCGCCGCGCTTCCGGGGGGTCGAAGTACCCGAGGTCCTGCTCTCAGGCGACCACGCCAAAATCGCTGCCTGGCGGCGCGAGGAGTCCCGGCGGCGGGCGGCCCAGCGGCGGGGGGATTCGGAGTAG
- a CDS encoding ribosomal-processing cysteine protease Prp translates to MVDVRFTRDSRGRLSSVFATGHAEFGAFPNDVVCAAVSAILQAAYAGLQDVAKLQFDGKRLSGELEIDIPESARERADVAAIVATAQVSLEQLARQYPEHVRVTTAAEA, encoded by the coding sequence ATGGTCGACGTCAGATTCACGCGAGACAGCCGAGGACGGCTGTCTTCTGTTTTTGCGACGGGGCACGCCGAATTCGGCGCCTTTCCAAACGACGTCGTGTGCGCTGCGGTCTCGGCAATTCTGCAGGCCGCATATGCGGGACTCCAAGATGTCGCGAAATTGCAATTCGACGGGAAGCGTCTCTCCGGAGAGCTTGAGATTGACATTCCGGAATCAGCGCGCGAACGCGCCGACGTCGCTGCCATCGTCGCAACCGCCCAGGTCTCGCTCGAGCAGCTCGCGCGCCAATACCCCGAGCACGTTCGGGTGACGACGGCCGCGGAAGCTTAA
- the rplU gene encoding 50S ribosomal protein L21, giving the protein MYAIIETGGKQIKVAEGDVIRTDQVDAEPGSRVTFDRVVLAGGDAIVVGTPLIKGAKVTGSVVRQGKGEKILVFRYKPKKRVRKLIGHRQRFAEVKIEKISLP; this is encoded by the coding sequence ATGTACGCCATCATCGAAACCGGCGGCAAGCAGATCAAAGTGGCGGAAGGCGATGTCATTCGCACCGACCAGGTCGACGCTGAGCCGGGCTCGAGAGTTACCTTCGACCGCGTCGTTCTGGCCGGCGGTGATGCCATCGTGGTCGGGACCCCGCTCATCAAGGGCGCGAAGGTCACCGGCTCGGTCGTTCGGCAAGGCAAGGGCGAGAAAATTCTGGTCTTCCGCTACAAACCGAAGAAGCGCGTACGTAAGCTCATCGGTCACCGGCAGCGTTTTGCCGAGGTGAAGATCGAGAAGATCTCGCTTCCATAA
- a CDS encoding MFS transporter yields the protein MNVSKPLVLICSAATCSLIMLDTNIVAVALPTIGRELHAGFVSMQWVISAYLITFASLLLPSGTLADLYGRRRMVMIGIALFLVSSATCGLAQSALVLELSRAIQGVGASMLLTSALAIISATFRGAERARAYAFWGTSIGAAMTCGPILGGVITGLFGWRWAFLINIPLCVVFLVAMRAFVPESRDPEKRRLDFAGVFTLSTSLFLLVWALIDGNREGWVSTQILGRLFAAVLLLIAFVILERLQAQPMLDFELLSSPRYVGAASAMFGYGAAAQVMIFFLPLYLQSWMKLAPMAAGFAMLPFALPLVIAPPLAAHFLERLTHRSRLAIGLGIAAAGDFSIGLAAHAGAPYPIMTVAMLVAGFGTGLLNPETARAMQAQASPERAGMASGIGATIRFVSLVIGVAVLGAVFHAGFAVSAFVAVGIALLALVGTLILLRQEGWVQAERSREESHGTRRAWAPAAHRS from the coding sequence GTGAACGTCAGTAAGCCGCTCGTCCTTATCTGTTCGGCTGCAACGTGTTCGCTGATCATGCTCGACACGAACATCGTCGCCGTTGCGTTGCCAACCATCGGCCGCGAGCTGCACGCCGGTTTCGTGAGCATGCAGTGGGTGATCAGCGCATACTTGATCACGTTCGCGTCGCTGCTGTTGCCCTCCGGGACCCTCGCCGACCTTTACGGGCGCCGGCGGATGGTCATGATCGGCATCGCGCTTTTCCTTGTATCGTCGGCGACCTGCGGTCTTGCACAATCAGCGCTCGTCCTCGAGCTTTCGCGCGCGATTCAAGGCGTTGGCGCGAGTATGTTGCTGACATCGGCGCTCGCAATCATCTCCGCGACGTTTCGGGGGGCCGAGCGTGCGCGTGCATATGCATTTTGGGGAACGTCGATCGGTGCTGCGATGACGTGTGGCCCGATTCTGGGCGGCGTCATCACGGGCTTATTCGGATGGCGCTGGGCGTTCTTAATCAATATCCCGCTTTGCGTCGTCTTTCTCGTCGCAATGCGCGCGTTCGTGCCCGAATCGCGCGATCCGGAGAAACGACGGCTCGATTTTGCCGGGGTCTTCACGCTTAGTACGAGTCTGTTCTTGTTGGTGTGGGCGCTCATCGACGGAAATCGTGAGGGCTGGGTCTCGACACAGATTCTCGGGCGTCTTTTCGCCGCGGTGCTGCTACTGATTGCCTTTGTAATACTCGAGCGTCTCCAAGCGCAGCCGATGCTCGATTTCGAACTGCTTTCCAGTCCGCGCTATGTTGGCGCCGCGTCGGCAATGTTCGGTTACGGAGCCGCGGCGCAAGTGATGATTTTCTTTCTGCCCCTGTATCTCCAGAGTTGGATGAAGTTGGCGCCGATGGCTGCGGGATTCGCAATGCTGCCATTCGCCCTTCCGCTTGTGATCGCGCCACCGCTCGCCGCTCACTTTCTCGAACGGCTCACGCACCGCAGCCGTTTAGCCATCGGACTCGGCATCGCTGCCGCGGGAGATTTCTCGATCGGCCTCGCCGCCCACGCCGGCGCACCCTATCCCATTATGACGGTCGCGATGCTCGTCGCTGGTTTTGGAACGGGACTTTTGAATCCGGAAACGGCGCGCGCTATGCAAGCCCAAGCCTCGCCCGAGCGCGCGGGGATGGCCTCCGGTATCGGTGCCACGATTCGGTTCGTCAGTCTGGTAATCGGCGTCGCCGTGCTGGGAGCTGTTTTCCACGCCGGCTTCGCAGTCTCGGCATTTGTGGCGGTCGGGATTGCCTTGCTCGCGCTGGTGGGGACCCTTATTCTTCTTAGGCAAGAGGGATGGGTACAAGCAGAGCGTTCGAGAGAGGAATCACATGGAACGCGAAGAGCGTGGGCGCCCGCTGCACACCGAAGCTGA